The following coding sequences are from one Methyloterricola oryzae window:
- a CDS encoding PFL_4695 family integrating conjugative element protein: MTHEIKAALAALLMIAGAVAWAEPVVIYDSGRSESIEAYVPRPKPQPKAFKPKPDALIASLLDRRFPVHTPELTPGIVAPMASAFSGLTQPVFLVGSDDLSRRWLRQFGGKLRAVGAVGLVIEAQSLAEFQELAALAPALRLVPVSGSDLVRQLAPTLRLEHYPLLISARRIEQ; the protein is encoded by the coding sequence ATGACGCATGAGATCAAAGCGGCGCTGGCCGCGCTATTGATGATTGCGGGCGCCGTGGCTTGGGCTGAGCCGGTTGTGATCTACGACAGTGGTCGCAGCGAATCCATCGAGGCTTACGTGCCTCGGCCCAAACCGCAGCCTAAAGCTTTCAAACCGAAGCCGGATGCCTTGATAGCCAGCTTGCTGGACCGACGCTTTCCGGTGCACACGCCGGAACTGACGCCGGGAATAGTGGCGCCCATGGCCAGCGCGTTCTCCGGATTGACGCAACCCGTATTCCTGGTGGGGAGCGATGATCTGTCTCGCCGCTGGCTGCGGCAATTTGGCGGCAAGCTGCGCGCGGTCGGCGCGGTGGGCCTGGTTATAGAAGCTCAGAGTCTGGCGGAATTCCAGGAATTGGCGGCCCTCGCGCCAGCCCTGCGCCTGGTGCCTGTATCCGGCTCGGATCTGGTGCGGCAACTTGCGCCGACCCTGCGTCTGGAGCATTACCCGCTCCTGATTTCCGCCCGGCGGATCGAGCAGTGA
- the traD gene encoding type IV conjugative transfer system coupling protein TraD: MSLHPIEALLRPPVELWSALTAGAAVGVVALEPDALMMPTDLARAAAAALGFLTWLRASQGYRIVRYQRNLKRLSLYRLKAGEIPVSRNKLFLGKGFRWTQRHTQRLKDTQKPMGRPYVEPGAWYLWARKVETAWEDHPRLQWVSRLLTRDAWWNPLAPLPPVGGKAALHGVELDERDVWMPLYERVGHTLVLGTTRVGKTRLAEILITQDIRRGDVTIVFDPKGDADLMKRVVAEAHRAGRQNALFVFHLGYPEISARYNPIASFSRITEVATRIANQLPSQGNAAAFREFAWHFTNIVARTLVALGQRPDYTLITRYVRYIEPLLLEYYRHWLPQVAPPDWQQAVVDRAANIDERQLPFELKGRSHEVIALVQYAKEAGLYDPVADGLRTVFEYDKKYFDKLVVGLQPLMEKLISGKTRELIAPDYSDIDDPRPIFDWMQIIRRKGIVYVGLDALSDMAVSQAVGNSMFADLVSVAGHVYKHGVDGALPEASRSRALPVINLHCDEFNELIGDEFIPMVNKGGGAGFQVTAYTQTAPDIEARLGNAAKTKQVIGNFNTTLMLRVKDFATAELMTNQLDQVEVYTRTPVSGAIDSSDPTSEVDYISRNEDSLGVSEVPLITPADIMSLPKGQAFALLEGGQLWKIRMALPDPAEDLHMPQDLQAVAELMARKYSTGDHWWGTAAATPLITVAKNG; encoded by the coding sequence GTGAGTCTGCACCCGATTGAGGCACTGCTGCGCCCACCGGTGGAACTGTGGTCCGCGTTGACCGCTGGCGCTGCGGTCGGCGTGGTCGCACTGGAGCCCGATGCCTTGATGATGCCAACCGATTTGGCGCGGGCCGCTGCGGCCGCTCTGGGTTTCCTGACCTGGCTGCGCGCCTCTCAGGGATATCGCATCGTGCGTTATCAGCGCAACTTGAAGAGGCTATCGCTGTACCGTCTCAAGGCGGGTGAGATCCCGGTCAGCCGGAACAAGTTATTCCTGGGCAAGGGTTTTCGCTGGACTCAGCGCCACACGCAGCGGCTGAAGGACACGCAGAAGCCCATGGGACGCCCGTATGTCGAACCTGGCGCTTGGTATCTGTGGGCACGCAAGGTGGAGACTGCCTGGGAGGACCATCCCCGACTGCAATGGGTGAGCCGGCTGTTGACGCGGGATGCCTGGTGGAATCCGCTGGCACCGCTGCCCCCGGTGGGTGGCAAGGCGGCGCTACACGGCGTGGAACTGGATGAGCGCGACGTGTGGATGCCGTTATACGAACGGGTGGGGCACACGCTGGTGCTGGGAACGACGCGCGTTGGCAAGACCCGTCTCGCTGAAATCCTCATCACCCAGGACATCCGCCGGGGCGATGTGACCATCGTATTTGATCCCAAGGGCGATGCCGACCTCATGAAGCGGGTGGTGGCCGAGGCGCATCGGGCCGGGAGGCAGAATGCGCTGTTCGTGTTCCATCTGGGCTACCCCGAGATATCCGCCCGCTACAACCCGATCGCTAGTTTCTCGCGCATCACGGAGGTGGCCACGCGCATCGCCAATCAGCTACCGAGCCAGGGCAATGCCGCAGCGTTCCGCGAGTTCGCCTGGCATTTCACCAATATCGTGGCGCGAACCTTGGTGGCGCTGGGCCAACGGCCCGATTACACCTTGATCACTCGGTACGTGCGTTACATCGAGCCGCTGCTCCTGGAATATTACCGGCATTGGCTGCCTCAGGTGGCGCCACCCGACTGGCAGCAGGCGGTGGTCGATCGGGCCGCCAACATCGATGAACGGCAACTGCCTTTCGAGCTGAAGGGACGTTCCCACGAAGTCATTGCCTTGGTCCAGTATGCCAAGGAGGCCGGACTGTACGATCCGGTGGCGGACGGCTTGCGCACGGTGTTCGAGTACGACAAGAAGTATTTTGACAAGCTGGTGGTGGGTCTGCAGCCACTGATGGAAAAACTCATCTCGGGCAAGACACGTGAACTGATCGCACCCGACTACAGCGACATCGATGACCCACGCCCGATCTTCGACTGGATGCAAATCATAAGGCGCAAGGGCATCGTCTACGTCGGGTTGGACGCGCTCAGCGATATGGCGGTGTCGCAGGCGGTGGGCAACTCCATGTTCGCTGACCTGGTGTCGGTAGCAGGGCATGTCTATAAACACGGGGTGGACGGCGCGCTGCCGGAAGCGTCACGCTCACGTGCGCTACCAGTCATCAATCTACATTGCGACGAGTTCAACGAACTGATCGGCGATGAGTTCATTCCCATGGTCAACAAGGGGGGCGGTGCAGGCTTTCAGGTCACCGCCTACACGCAGACCGCCCCGGACATCGAGGCGCGCCTGGGCAATGCCGCCAAAACCAAACAGGTCATCGGCAACTTCAACACCACCCTCATGTTGCGTGTAAAGGATTTTGCCACCGCGGAACTGATGACCAATCAACTGGATCAGGTGGAGGTTTACACCCGAACCCCGGTTTCGGGCGCCATCGATTCCTCGGATCCGACTTCGGAGGTGGATTACATCTCCCGCAATGAGGACAGTCTGGGCGTGTCGGAAGTGCCTTTGATCACCCCGGCGGACATCATGTCCTTGCCCAAGGGACAAGCATTCGCGCTGCTGGAGGGCGGGCAGTTGTGGAAGATTCGCATGGCGTTGCCAGACCCTGCAGAGGATTTGCACATGCCCCAGGATCTGCAAGCGGTAGCCGAACTCATGGCCCGTAAGTACAGCACGGGCGACCACTGGTGGGGCACTGCCGCCGCCACGCCGCTAATCACGGTCGCGAAGAATGGCTGA
- a CDS encoding TIGR03747 family integrating conjugative element membrane protein — MADAIPVQSRASGVAPHRGPLGRLLGWVLSIAVWLVLGLFGNILFECVCVGLLWPDQGPRRSQAMLEAELAYLGNDIKASLLVEHPTDFATGMAADLHRRLYVDTGLTSLLRRAETAASRIEENPFFRQRLDDTLVGLRKYLAAAMIATQVYAVRVAVLVLAMPVFCLFGLVALVDGIVSRDLRRFGVGREHGQVYHLAKRAIGPTLTLPWAIYLAWPTTVHPNYVILPFALLFAVAVAVSAATFKKYL, encoded by the coding sequence ATGGCTGACGCCATCCCGGTACAGAGCCGCGCCTCAGGCGTTGCACCCCATCGTGGCCCGCTTGGTCGTTTATTGGGCTGGGTGCTGAGCATCGCCGTCTGGCTGGTCCTGGGCCTGTTTGGCAACATCCTATTCGAGTGCGTGTGCGTCGGACTGCTCTGGCCGGACCAGGGCCCCAGACGGAGCCAGGCCATGCTGGAGGCGGAACTGGCATACCTGGGTAACGATATAAAAGCGAGTCTGTTGGTGGAACATCCAACGGACTTTGCTACGGGTATGGCGGCTGACCTGCATCGCCGCCTGTATGTGGACACTGGCCTGACAAGCTTGCTGCGGCGGGCGGAAACCGCAGCGTCCCGGATCGAGGAAAATCCCTTCTTTCGTCAACGGCTGGATGACACGCTTGTAGGTCTTCGCAAATACCTGGCGGCCGCCATGATCGCCACCCAGGTGTATGCGGTGCGGGTCGCCGTGCTGGTACTGGCAATGCCTGTGTTTTGCCTGTTCGGCCTGGTGGCGCTGGTCGACGGCATCGTAAGCAGGGATTTGCGCCGCTTTGGTGTTGGACGTGAACATGGCCAGGTGTATCACCTCGCCAAGCGCGCCATTGGGCCTACACTCACGCTGCCTTGGGCAATCTATCTGGCCTGGCCAACCACCGTGCACCCCAATTACGTCATCCTGCCTTTCGCGCTGCTGTTCGCCGTCGCAGTGGCCGTCAGTGCGGCCACATTCAAAAAGTATCTGTAG